A segment of the Bacteriovorax sp. PP10 genome:
AATCAATTACCGGTAAATATTTAAAGAAAGTACTAAAAGCATGATTAAGATAACTGAAAGTACCGATCCAAGGATCGCTGAGTTTATTTCTATTAGAGACCACGTATTAAATTCGAATGATCTCATAGTCGCTGAATCAGAAAAACTATTCCTACAATTTAGAGCAAGTGGCAGAACGATTCATAAAGTTCTGGCCACTCCTGCTTTTATCGAAAGACATCAGCTTGCTGGTGAAAATATCTTCGCTGCCGACAAAAACGTTTTAGAAAGTGTCGCTGGATTCAAAATTCATTTCGAAGTTCTTCTACTGGCCGAAAAACCAAAAGATGTCCCTCTGAATGAACTTGATAATAGAATCATTCTTCTAAACGGTTTAAGCTCTCCTGAAAATGTTGGAAGCATCGTCAGATCGAGTGCTGCCTTCGGAATCAAATCAATGATCACCGATGAGCAAACTTGTT
Coding sequences within it:
- a CDS encoding TrmH family RNA methyltransferase; its protein translation is MIKITESTDPRIAEFISIRDHVLNSNDLIVAESEKLFLQFRASGRTIHKVLATPAFIERHQLAGENIFAADKNVLESVAGFKIHFEVLLLAEKPKDVPLNELDNRIILLNGLSSPENVGSIVRSSAAFGIKSMITDEQTCSPFLRRCIRVSMGNIFAMKTHHAINVRGDLKKLKDLGYTILTTANIPGSIDLATYTFPEKCVLIIGSEGHGVNQDILDSSDHILRINIDPQVAHLNASNAAAIFLSHMSTI